A window of the Equus przewalskii isolate Varuska chromosome 10, EquPr2, whole genome shotgun sequence genome harbors these coding sequences:
- the SLFN14 gene encoding protein SLFN14 isoform X2, with the protein MKTGGVWQGACSSQADIKGQQDCDRRQTFRPKPDVELKQQEEKPEHQHRGAAVMESLKTDTEMLYPEITVEVGRVTFGEENRKKMTDSYLKRTENSKIIQATCALLNSGGGVIKAEIDDKTYNYRCHGLGQDLETSFQKLLPSGSQKYLDYMQQGRNLLIFVKSWSPDVFSLPLRICSLRSNLYQRAVTSAINLNASSALELLREKQSRAQRGRSRVTELHPQKVLDRNIQEEEDMRMFASEFFKKDKLMYKEKLNFTESTHVELKRFTTKKIVPRIKEMLPHYVSAFANTHGGYLIIGVDDKSKEVFGCKREKVNPDLLKKEIENCIEKLPTFHFCCEKPKVNFTTKILNVYQKDVLYGYVCVVQVEPFCCVVFTEAPDSWIMRDNAVTRLTAEHWVAMMLDIQSVTQEEIQFKPESLCKKLFSDHKGLEELMKTQIYPCSQGIVIFSRSWASDVGLRKEWNVLCDALLIAVNSPLVLYTILIDPTWTGGLAYARSTAHQLKQKLGTVGGYTGKVCVIPRLIHLSSTQYRPGEIAMHYPQSYRLASENEMEDLLQALIVVSLSSRSLLSDQLGCEFFDLLIAEQGELLSESLRETRELFIHCFPGTRKTALAIRVMEKMKDLFHCKPKEILYVCESDSLKDYVTQKTTCQAVTQKTFMQGEFLKIKHIVMDETENFCSQYGDWYTKARSITHPKVRGAGTENLHHGILWLFLDPFQVHHGAVNGLPPPSAQFPRKTITNGIHCALEIAMVMKEEMKKIKENPPSNMSPDTLALFREASYKEAMCAQALPGVCETETNMTTEQIAKHVAERCHNLFQCGYLPKDIAILCRRREDRGRYELALLKAMKLMETHGATEVVFSQAAGVLGSHIVLDSIQQFSGLKRNIVFGLSPECALSDEFHKLCFASRAIKHLYLLYEKRAAF; encoded by the exons ATGAAGACTGGGGGAGTCTGGCAGGGTGCCTGCTCCTCCCAGGCTGATATCAAAGGGCAACAGGACTGTGACAGAAGGCAAACATTCAGACCAAAGCCAGATGTGGAACTGAAACAGCAAGAGGAAAAGCCAGAGCATcag CACAGAGGGGCTGCTGTGATGGAGAGTCTCAAGACTGACACGGAAATGCTCTATCCTGAGATAACTGTAGAAGTGGGCAGAGTGACTTTTGGagaagagaacaggaagaagatgaCCGACAGCTATTTGAAAAGAACTGAGAATTCTAAAATCATCCAAGCTACATGTGCACTGTTAAATTCTGGAGGGGGTGTGATCAAAGCGGAGATCGATGATAAAACTTATAATTACCGATGCCATGGGCTGGGACAGGATCTGGAAACTTCTTTTCAAAAGCTCCTTCCTTCAGGTTCACAGAAATACCTTGACTACATGCAGCAGGGGCGCAATCTCCTGATTTTTGTGAAGTCATGGAGCCCAGATGTTTTCAGCCTCCCCCTCAGGATTTGCAGCTTGCGCTCCAATTTATATCAGAGAGCTGTGACTTCCGCTATCAACTTGAATGCCAGCAGTGCCCTGGAACTGCTCAGAGAGAAGCAGTCTAGAGCTCAGAGAGGAAGATCGAGGGTGACGGAGCTGCATCCTCAGAAAGTTCTTGACAGAAACATTCAGGAAGAGGAAGATATGAGGATGTTTGcctcagaattttttaaaaaggacaagcTCATGTATAAGGAGAAACTCAACTTCACTGAGTCAACACATGTCGAGTTGAAAAGGTTCACCACCAAAAAGATTGTCCCTCGGATTAAAGAAATGCTGCCTCATTATGTGTCTGCATTTGCCAATACTCACGGGGGATACCTAATTATTGGGGTGGATGATAAGAGCAAAGAAGTGTTTGGAtgtaagagagaaaaagtgaaccctgacttattaaaaaaagaaatagaaaactgcaTAGAAAAACTGCCTACCTTCCACTTCTGCTGTGAGAAGCCAAAGGTGAATTTCACTACCAAAATCTTGAATGTGTACCAAAAGGATGTTCTGTATGGTTATGTCTGTGTGGTTCAAGTGGAGCCTTTCTGCTGTGTGGTATTCACAGAGGCCCCGGATTCCTGGATCATGAGGGACAATGCTGTCACAAGGCTGACGGCTGAGCACTGGGTGGCCATGATGCTGGATATTCAGTCAG TGACACAGGAAGAGATACAATTTAAACCAGAATCCCTCTGTAAGAAGCTATTCTCAGATCATAAAGGACTGGAGGAATTAATGAAGACACAGATATATCCTTGTTCTCAGGGGATTGTGATATTTTCTAGAAGCTGGGCGAGTGACGTTGGCTTAAGGAAAGAGTGGAATGTCCTGTGCGATGCTCTCCTAATAGCAGTTAACAGCCCCTTGGTACTCTATACAATCTTAATAGACCCCACCTGGACTGGAGGGCTTGCCTATGCACGAAGCACTGCTCATCAGTTAAAGCAGAAACTGGGAACTGTTGGTGGTTACACAGGGAAAGTATGTGTCATTCCAAGGCTGATACACCTGTCCAGCACGCAGTACAGACCTGGTGAAATCGCCATGCACTACCCCCAATCCTACAGGCTTGCCagtgaaaatgaaatggaagacCTGTTGCAGGCCCTTATTGTGGTCTCACTGAGCTCCAGATCTCTTCTGAGTGACCAGCTGGGCTGTGAATTTTTCGACTTGCTCATAGCGGAGCAGGGTGAGCTGCTCTCAGAGAGCCTTCGGGAGACACGAGAATTGTTCATCCACTGCTTTCCAGGAACCAGGAAGACAGCCCTAGCCATAAGGGTCATGGAGAAAATGAAGGATTTGTTCCACTGCAAACCAAAAGAGATCCTCTATGTTTGTGAAAGTGACTCCTTAAAGGATTACGTGAC CCAgaaaaccacctgccaagctgTGACCCAGAAAACCTTCATGCAAGGGGAGTTCCTAAAGATTAAACACATAGTGATGGATGAGACTGAGAATTTCTGCAGTCAATATGGAGACTGGTACACGAAAGCTAGGAGCATCACCCATCCAAAGGTGAGAGGGGCTGGAACCGAGAACCTTCACCATGGGATTCTCTGGCTTTTTCTTGACCCTTTCCAAGTCCATCATGGAGCTGTCAATGGCCTTCCCCCTCCATCTGCTCAGTTTCCTCGAAAAACAATCACCAATGGGATCCACTGTGCTCTGGAGATAGCAATGgtcatgaaagaagaaatgaagaagatcAAAGAAAACCCTCCCTCCAACATGTCCCCGGACACACTGGCATTGTTCAGGGAAGCTTCCTACAAGGAAGCAATGTGTGCCCAGGCTCTGCCTGGGGTGTGTGAGACAGAGACTAACATGACAACAGAACAGATTGCGAAACACGTGGCAGAAAGATGTCACAACCTGTTCCAATGTGGTTACTTGCCCAAAGATATAGCAATTCTGTGCAGGAGAAGGGAGGACAGAGGACGCTATGAGCTTGCACTGCTAAAAGCAATGAAATTAATGGAGACCCACGGAGCAACAGAAGTTGTGTTCAGCCAGGCTGCCGGTGTTTTGGGCAGTCATATCGTTTTAGACAGTATTCAGCAGTTTTCAGGCCTGAAGAGGAATATTGTGTTTGGTCTCAGTCCAGAATGTGCCCTGTCAGACGAATTTCATAAGCTCTGCTTTGCCTCAAGAGCTATTAAACACCTCTACCTGCTTTATGAAAAGAGAGCAGCcttctga
- the PEX12 gene encoding peroxisome assembly protein 12, which translates to MAEHGAHITTASAVDDQPSIFEVVAQDSLMTAVRPALQHVVKVLAESNPAHYGFFWRWFDEIFTLLDLLLQQHYLSKTSASFSENFYGLKRIVTGDTHKLQRLASAGLPKKQLWKSVMFLVLLPYLKVKLEKLVSSLREEDEYSIHPPSSRWKRFYRAFLAAYPFVNMAWEGWFLVQQLRYILGKAQHHSPLLSLAGVRLGRLTLQDIQSLEHKPAEASRMQQPARSISEKIKSALKKAVGGVALSLSTGLSVGVFFLQFLEWWYSSENQETIKSLTALPTPPPPVHLDYNSDSPLLPKMKTVCPLCRKTRVNDTVLATSGYVFCYRCVFNYVRSHQACPITGYPTEVQHLIKLYSPEN; encoded by the exons ATGGCTGAGCACGGGGCTCACATCACAACTGCTTCTGCGGTGGATGACCAGCCATCCATCTTTGAGGTGGTAGCACAAGACAGTTTAATGACAGCAGTGAGACCTGCTCTTCAGCATGTGGTCAAG gTTCTTGCAGAATCCAATCCTGCCCACTATGGCTTCTTTTGGAGGTGGTTTGATGAAATCTTTACCCTGCTAGATCTTCTGCTCCAGCAGCATTATCTATCTAAAACCAGTGCCTCATTTTCTGAAAACTTTTATGGCTTAAAGAGGATTGTAACGGGAGATACGCACAAGCTTCAGAGATTGGCCAGTGCTGGTCTCCCAAAGAAGCAGCTCTGGAAGTCAGTTATGTTCCTGGTTCTTCTTCCCTACCTGAAAGTGAAGCTGGAGAAGCTGGTTTCTAGCCTGAGAGAAGAGGATGAATATTCTATCCATCCCCCTTCTTCTCGCTGGAAACGATTTTACAGAGCCTTTCTGGCAGCTTACCCATTTGTTAACATGGCCTGGGAAGGCTGGTTTCTTGTACAACAACTTCGATACATCCTTGGAAAGGCTCAGCATCACTCCCCACTGCTGAGTCTGGCTGGAGTCCGGCTAGGTCGACTTACACTTCAGGACATACAGTCTCTGGAGCACAAACCAGCAGAGGCCAGCAGGATGCAGCAACCAGCCAGAAG CATTAGTGAGAAGATAAAGTCAGCGTTGAAGAAAGCTGTGGGGGGCGTTGCCTTATCCCTCTCTACTGGCCTTTCTGTGGGTGTATTCTTCCTGCAGTTTCTTGAGTGGTGGTACTCATCTGAAAATCAAGAAACCATCAAATCATTGACTGCCCTGCCTACTCCACCACCGCCTGTACACCTAGACTACAATTCTGATTCTCCTCTGTTACCCAAAATGAAGACTGTGTGCCCACTGTGTCGTAAAACCCGGGTGAACGATACTGTTCTTGCCACCTCTGGCTATGTGTTTTGTTATCGCTGTGTGTTTAATTACGTGAGAAGTCACCAAGCTTGTCCTATCACAGGTTATCCAACAGAAGTACAACATCTAATTAAACTGTACTCCCCTGAGAACTGA
- the SLFN14 gene encoding protein SLFN14 isoform X1, with translation MKTGGVWQGACSSQADIKGQQDCDRRQTFRPKPDVELKQQEEKPEHQHRGAAVMESLKTDTEMLYPEITVEVGRVTFGEENRKKMTDSYLKRTENSKIIQATCALLNSGGGVIKAEIDDKTYNYRCHGLGQDLETSFQKLLPSGSQKYLDYMQQGRNLLIFVKSWSPDVFSLPLRICSLRSNLYQRAVTSAINLNASSALELLREKQSRAQRGRSRVTELHPQKVLDRNIQEEEDMRMFASEFFKKDKLMYKEKLNFTESTHVELKRFTTKKIVPRIKEMLPHYVSAFANTHGGYLIIGVDDKSKEVFGCKREKVNPDLLKKEIENCIEKLPTFHFCCEKPKVNFTTKILNVYQKDVLYGYVCVVQVEPFCCVVFTEAPDSWIMRDNAVTRLTAEHWVAMMLDIQSASSLATDHGLPLSSPASSALRSPSFPTKVLEFKGALQQRLFPVTQEEIQFKPESLCKKLFSDHKGLEELMKTQIYPCSQGIVIFSRSWASDVGLRKEWNVLCDALLIAVNSPLVLYTILIDPTWTGGLAYARSTAHQLKQKLGTVGGYTGKVCVIPRLIHLSSTQYRPGEIAMHYPQSYRLASENEMEDLLQALIVVSLSSRSLLSDQLGCEFFDLLIAEQGELLSESLRETRELFIHCFPGTRKTALAIRVMEKMKDLFHCKPKEILYVCESDSLKDYVTQKTTCQAVTQKTFMQGEFLKIKHIVMDETENFCSQYGDWYTKARSITHPKVRGAGTENLHHGILWLFLDPFQVHHGAVNGLPPPSAQFPRKTITNGIHCALEIAMVMKEEMKKIKENPPSNMSPDTLALFREASYKEAMCAQALPGVCETETNMTTEQIAKHVAERCHNLFQCGYLPKDIAILCRRREDRGRYELALLKAMKLMETHGATEVVFSQAAGVLGSHIVLDSIQQFSGLKRNIVFGLSPECALSDEFHKLCFASRAIKHLYLLYEKRAAF, from the exons ATGAAGACTGGGGGAGTCTGGCAGGGTGCCTGCTCCTCCCAGGCTGATATCAAAGGGCAACAGGACTGTGACAGAAGGCAAACATTCAGACCAAAGCCAGATGTGGAACTGAAACAGCAAGAGGAAAAGCCAGAGCATcag CACAGAGGGGCTGCTGTGATGGAGAGTCTCAAGACTGACACGGAAATGCTCTATCCTGAGATAACTGTAGAAGTGGGCAGAGTGACTTTTGGagaagagaacaggaagaagatgaCCGACAGCTATTTGAAAAGAACTGAGAATTCTAAAATCATCCAAGCTACATGTGCACTGTTAAATTCTGGAGGGGGTGTGATCAAAGCGGAGATCGATGATAAAACTTATAATTACCGATGCCATGGGCTGGGACAGGATCTGGAAACTTCTTTTCAAAAGCTCCTTCCTTCAGGTTCACAGAAATACCTTGACTACATGCAGCAGGGGCGCAATCTCCTGATTTTTGTGAAGTCATGGAGCCCAGATGTTTTCAGCCTCCCCCTCAGGATTTGCAGCTTGCGCTCCAATTTATATCAGAGAGCTGTGACTTCCGCTATCAACTTGAATGCCAGCAGTGCCCTGGAACTGCTCAGAGAGAAGCAGTCTAGAGCTCAGAGAGGAAGATCGAGGGTGACGGAGCTGCATCCTCAGAAAGTTCTTGACAGAAACATTCAGGAAGAGGAAGATATGAGGATGTTTGcctcagaattttttaaaaaggacaagcTCATGTATAAGGAGAAACTCAACTTCACTGAGTCAACACATGTCGAGTTGAAAAGGTTCACCACCAAAAAGATTGTCCCTCGGATTAAAGAAATGCTGCCTCATTATGTGTCTGCATTTGCCAATACTCACGGGGGATACCTAATTATTGGGGTGGATGATAAGAGCAAAGAAGTGTTTGGAtgtaagagagaaaaagtgaaccctgacttattaaaaaaagaaatagaaaactgcaTAGAAAAACTGCCTACCTTCCACTTCTGCTGTGAGAAGCCAAAGGTGAATTTCACTACCAAAATCTTGAATGTGTACCAAAAGGATGTTCTGTATGGTTATGTCTGTGTGGTTCAAGTGGAGCCTTTCTGCTGTGTGGTATTCACAGAGGCCCCGGATTCCTGGATCATGAGGGACAATGCTGTCACAAGGCTGACGGCTGAGCACTGGGTGGCCATGATGCTGGATATTCAGTCAG CCTCCAGTCTGGCCACAGACCACGGTCTTCCCCTGAGTTCACCAGCTTCATCTGCACTTAGAAGCCCGTCATTTCCCACAAAAGTCTTGGAATTTAAGGGGGCTCTACAACAACGTTTGTTTCCAG TGACACAGGAAGAGATACAATTTAAACCAGAATCCCTCTGTAAGAAGCTATTCTCAGATCATAAAGGACTGGAGGAATTAATGAAGACACAGATATATCCTTGTTCTCAGGGGATTGTGATATTTTCTAGAAGCTGGGCGAGTGACGTTGGCTTAAGGAAAGAGTGGAATGTCCTGTGCGATGCTCTCCTAATAGCAGTTAACAGCCCCTTGGTACTCTATACAATCTTAATAGACCCCACCTGGACTGGAGGGCTTGCCTATGCACGAAGCACTGCTCATCAGTTAAAGCAGAAACTGGGAACTGTTGGTGGTTACACAGGGAAAGTATGTGTCATTCCAAGGCTGATACACCTGTCCAGCACGCAGTACAGACCTGGTGAAATCGCCATGCACTACCCCCAATCCTACAGGCTTGCCagtgaaaatgaaatggaagacCTGTTGCAGGCCCTTATTGTGGTCTCACTGAGCTCCAGATCTCTTCTGAGTGACCAGCTGGGCTGTGAATTTTTCGACTTGCTCATAGCGGAGCAGGGTGAGCTGCTCTCAGAGAGCCTTCGGGAGACACGAGAATTGTTCATCCACTGCTTTCCAGGAACCAGGAAGACAGCCCTAGCCATAAGGGTCATGGAGAAAATGAAGGATTTGTTCCACTGCAAACCAAAAGAGATCCTCTATGTTTGTGAAAGTGACTCCTTAAAGGATTACGTGAC CCAgaaaaccacctgccaagctgTGACCCAGAAAACCTTCATGCAAGGGGAGTTCCTAAAGATTAAACACATAGTGATGGATGAGACTGAGAATTTCTGCAGTCAATATGGAGACTGGTACACGAAAGCTAGGAGCATCACCCATCCAAAGGTGAGAGGGGCTGGAACCGAGAACCTTCACCATGGGATTCTCTGGCTTTTTCTTGACCCTTTCCAAGTCCATCATGGAGCTGTCAATGGCCTTCCCCCTCCATCTGCTCAGTTTCCTCGAAAAACAATCACCAATGGGATCCACTGTGCTCTGGAGATAGCAATGgtcatgaaagaagaaatgaagaagatcAAAGAAAACCCTCCCTCCAACATGTCCCCGGACACACTGGCATTGTTCAGGGAAGCTTCCTACAAGGAAGCAATGTGTGCCCAGGCTCTGCCTGGGGTGTGTGAGACAGAGACTAACATGACAACAGAACAGATTGCGAAACACGTGGCAGAAAGATGTCACAACCTGTTCCAATGTGGTTACTTGCCCAAAGATATAGCAATTCTGTGCAGGAGAAGGGAGGACAGAGGACGCTATGAGCTTGCACTGCTAAAAGCAATGAAATTAATGGAGACCCACGGAGCAACAGAAGTTGTGTTCAGCCAGGCTGCCGGTGTTTTGGGCAGTCATATCGTTTTAGACAGTATTCAGCAGTTTTCAGGCCTGAAGAGGAATATTGTGTTTGGTCTCAGTCCAGAATGTGCCCTGTCAGACGAATTTCATAAGCTCTGCTTTGCCTCAAGAGCTATTAAACACCTCTACCTGCTTTATGAAAAGAGAGCAGCcttctga
- the SLFN14 gene encoding protein SLFN14 isoform X3, with protein sequence MESLKTDTEMLYPEITVEVGRVTFGEENRKKMTDSYLKRTENSKIIQATCALLNSGGGVIKAEIDDKTYNYRCHGLGQDLETSFQKLLPSGSQKYLDYMQQGRNLLIFVKSWSPDVFSLPLRICSLRSNLYQRAVTSAINLNASSALELLREKQSRAQRGRSRVTELHPQKVLDRNIQEEEDMRMFASEFFKKDKLMYKEKLNFTESTHVELKRFTTKKIVPRIKEMLPHYVSAFANTHGGYLIIGVDDKSKEVFGCKREKVNPDLLKKEIENCIEKLPTFHFCCEKPKVNFTTKILNVYQKDVLYGYVCVVQVEPFCCVVFTEAPDSWIMRDNAVTRLTAEHWVAMMLDIQSASSLATDHGLPLSSPASSALRSPSFPTKVLEFKGALQQRLFPVTQEEIQFKPESLCKKLFSDHKGLEELMKTQIYPCSQGIVIFSRSWASDVGLRKEWNVLCDALLIAVNSPLVLYTILIDPTWTGGLAYARSTAHQLKQKLGTVGGYTGKVCVIPRLIHLSSTQYRPGEIAMHYPQSYRLASENEMEDLLQALIVVSLSSRSLLSDQLGCEFFDLLIAEQGELLSESLRETRELFIHCFPGTRKTALAIRVMEKMKDLFHCKPKEILYVCESDSLKDYVTQKTTCQAVTQKTFMQGEFLKIKHIVMDETENFCSQYGDWYTKARSITHPKVRGAGTENLHHGILWLFLDPFQVHHGAVNGLPPPSAQFPRKTITNGIHCALEIAMVMKEEMKKIKENPPSNMSPDTLALFREASYKEAMCAQALPGVCETETNMTTEQIAKHVAERCHNLFQCGYLPKDIAILCRRREDRGRYELALLKAMKLMETHGATEVVFSQAAGVLGSHIVLDSIQQFSGLKRNIVFGLSPECALSDEFHKLCFASRAIKHLYLLYEKRAAF encoded by the exons ATGGAGAGTCTCAAGACTGACACGGAAATGCTCTATCCTGAGATAACTGTAGAAGTGGGCAGAGTGACTTTTGGagaagagaacaggaagaagatgaCCGACAGCTATTTGAAAAGAACTGAGAATTCTAAAATCATCCAAGCTACATGTGCACTGTTAAATTCTGGAGGGGGTGTGATCAAAGCGGAGATCGATGATAAAACTTATAATTACCGATGCCATGGGCTGGGACAGGATCTGGAAACTTCTTTTCAAAAGCTCCTTCCTTCAGGTTCACAGAAATACCTTGACTACATGCAGCAGGGGCGCAATCTCCTGATTTTTGTGAAGTCATGGAGCCCAGATGTTTTCAGCCTCCCCCTCAGGATTTGCAGCTTGCGCTCCAATTTATATCAGAGAGCTGTGACTTCCGCTATCAACTTGAATGCCAGCAGTGCCCTGGAACTGCTCAGAGAGAAGCAGTCTAGAGCTCAGAGAGGAAGATCGAGGGTGACGGAGCTGCATCCTCAGAAAGTTCTTGACAGAAACATTCAGGAAGAGGAAGATATGAGGATGTTTGcctcagaattttttaaaaaggacaagcTCATGTATAAGGAGAAACTCAACTTCACTGAGTCAACACATGTCGAGTTGAAAAGGTTCACCACCAAAAAGATTGTCCCTCGGATTAAAGAAATGCTGCCTCATTATGTGTCTGCATTTGCCAATACTCACGGGGGATACCTAATTATTGGGGTGGATGATAAGAGCAAAGAAGTGTTTGGAtgtaagagagaaaaagtgaaccctgacttattaaaaaaagaaatagaaaactgcaTAGAAAAACTGCCTACCTTCCACTTCTGCTGTGAGAAGCCAAAGGTGAATTTCACTACCAAAATCTTGAATGTGTACCAAAAGGATGTTCTGTATGGTTATGTCTGTGTGGTTCAAGTGGAGCCTTTCTGCTGTGTGGTATTCACAGAGGCCCCGGATTCCTGGATCATGAGGGACAATGCTGTCACAAGGCTGACGGCTGAGCACTGGGTGGCCATGATGCTGGATATTCAGTCAG CCTCCAGTCTGGCCACAGACCACGGTCTTCCCCTGAGTTCACCAGCTTCATCTGCACTTAGAAGCCCGTCATTTCCCACAAAAGTCTTGGAATTTAAGGGGGCTCTACAACAACGTTTGTTTCCAG TGACACAGGAAGAGATACAATTTAAACCAGAATCCCTCTGTAAGAAGCTATTCTCAGATCATAAAGGACTGGAGGAATTAATGAAGACACAGATATATCCTTGTTCTCAGGGGATTGTGATATTTTCTAGAAGCTGGGCGAGTGACGTTGGCTTAAGGAAAGAGTGGAATGTCCTGTGCGATGCTCTCCTAATAGCAGTTAACAGCCCCTTGGTACTCTATACAATCTTAATAGACCCCACCTGGACTGGAGGGCTTGCCTATGCACGAAGCACTGCTCATCAGTTAAAGCAGAAACTGGGAACTGTTGGTGGTTACACAGGGAAAGTATGTGTCATTCCAAGGCTGATACACCTGTCCAGCACGCAGTACAGACCTGGTGAAATCGCCATGCACTACCCCCAATCCTACAGGCTTGCCagtgaaaatgaaatggaagacCTGTTGCAGGCCCTTATTGTGGTCTCACTGAGCTCCAGATCTCTTCTGAGTGACCAGCTGGGCTGTGAATTTTTCGACTTGCTCATAGCGGAGCAGGGTGAGCTGCTCTCAGAGAGCCTTCGGGAGACACGAGAATTGTTCATCCACTGCTTTCCAGGAACCAGGAAGACAGCCCTAGCCATAAGGGTCATGGAGAAAATGAAGGATTTGTTCCACTGCAAACCAAAAGAGATCCTCTATGTTTGTGAAAGTGACTCCTTAAAGGATTACGTGAC CCAgaaaaccacctgccaagctgTGACCCAGAAAACCTTCATGCAAGGGGAGTTCCTAAAGATTAAACACATAGTGATGGATGAGACTGAGAATTTCTGCAGTCAATATGGAGACTGGTACACGAAAGCTAGGAGCATCACCCATCCAAAGGTGAGAGGGGCTGGAACCGAGAACCTTCACCATGGGATTCTCTGGCTTTTTCTTGACCCTTTCCAAGTCCATCATGGAGCTGTCAATGGCCTTCCCCCTCCATCTGCTCAGTTTCCTCGAAAAACAATCACCAATGGGATCCACTGTGCTCTGGAGATAGCAATGgtcatgaaagaagaaatgaagaagatcAAAGAAAACCCTCCCTCCAACATGTCCCCGGACACACTGGCATTGTTCAGGGAAGCTTCCTACAAGGAAGCAATGTGTGCCCAGGCTCTGCCTGGGGTGTGTGAGACAGAGACTAACATGACAACAGAACAGATTGCGAAACACGTGGCAGAAAGATGTCACAACCTGTTCCAATGTGGTTACTTGCCCAAAGATATAGCAATTCTGTGCAGGAGAAGGGAGGACAGAGGACGCTATGAGCTTGCACTGCTAAAAGCAATGAAATTAATGGAGACCCACGGAGCAACAGAAGTTGTGTTCAGCCAGGCTGCCGGTGTTTTGGGCAGTCATATCGTTTTAGACAGTATTCAGCAGTTTTCAGGCCTGAAGAGGAATATTGTGTTTGGTCTCAGTCCAGAATGTGCCCTGTCAGACGAATTTCATAAGCTCTGCTTTGCCTCAAGAGCTATTAAACACCTCTACCTGCTTTATGAAAAGAGAGCAGCcttctga